Genomic segment of Malania oleifera isolate guangnan ecotype guangnan chromosome 7, ASM2987363v1, whole genome shotgun sequence:
GTTGAACAGACTTTTCCCCCCTCCAGCAAAACTTTAGTCATCTCTGCAAATATTTAAAAGCAGAGAATTttgttttttctctctttttttgttaaaaaaaaaaagctgctGGAAAATGTAATAACAATCAAATCAGTGAATGGTTCATCAGGTAGCTTTGCAACTTTAACAAAATCATGGCCACAAACTCTAAATTGCGATTCATAGTACATGAACCATGAAAAGTTCCACACATACAGAATCTATTTGACATGTACAAGATTATTACAGTACATTGAAGAGTGTATGACTAAATTCTCCCAAAAAATTCCTGTGATTATAAAATTAACACCAACAAAACATAGACTCATAGAGCATATCATCAAGCTTGATTTAGCAGGTGTTTAGCTAAGCTGTTTCGAAGTAGTCCTTGATGAGAGCAGGGATCTTACCTGTTGCAGAAGTCATGTGCCCTATGAACTTCTTCTTCTCAGGTGGTGCAGAACATTGGGAGTTCCTTCAAATAAATCCAACAAATAGTTCTCCAAATCCTCCGGTGAATACTTTATGTATTTCCCAGCATGCCTTCCACTCTCTAGCTGATTCCCAAACCTCCCCATAAACGAACGGTATGCCGGAATCACTTTTTCTGAAATAGATATTCTGAGCTCTTCCCTAAGCTGAGGATCTGGGACCTTCCAACCCGTCTGGATCCTATAAATATCTTCAAAACTTGCATTGAAATTCTTAAACCTCTCCTTCAGAGCCACCTTGGATGCGTTACTCGAGCTACCCCCAATCCCCTCATCCTTCAAACAGGACAAGACCTTGACCCAAGAAGCCCTGAGATAACTTGTCGCATATTGGCGTATCTGGCCACGACGCTTACGAACCCAAGGATCCCCCAAAAGCTTACCAAGCTCAGAGTCCTTCACTTTCTGTACTATGTAAAGTATATTATTCATCAAGAACACATATTGCATTGCAATGTCCTCATACAATTTGGATTTTTCCTCAAGGTTTGACTCCAAACATGAAATTAACGACTGCAAGCGACATCCTATTGGTGTCATGCTTCCTAATTGCACATTATCACCATTCTGCAAATGATCCTCTTCTTCCTCACTGTTTTCTAAAAGCGAGTTCAGGGTATCACTATAATCAACAAGCAATTTAATATAGTTCATTACATACCGAGTCAATGGATGAATCTCACCACCTTGAATTGGTTTTCGGGATGTCTCACCCCGAACTGCATTCTCAAACTCTACAAAAGTGCCTCTGGCTGCCTCCCCTAGTCGGGACAGTACTCCTCGTGCCTCCCCACACACTTCCCCAGACTCATCTATAAACAAAGCTTGCAGCTCCGGCAACACATCCGCCAATGCGTCATACATGTCAAGTATCCGAAACAGTTTCTCAGATGATCGCCGCCCCATCGCGACAGCCTCACCAAAATTCAACAACTGCATCACACATCCCTTCGAAGTCTCAGTAAAGCAGACCTCTTTTATTAGTTCCGATCCATTGAACACTTGATCACAAAGCCGTTTCTCGCCGGACAAAAGAACCCTAACCGCGACCTTCACGGCCTGAATCCACTTCTTCATCTTCTCATCCAAGGTCCTCCACTCGATCTTCTGAATCTCCTCAATGCTTAGCTTCTCCACACCGAGAATCGATAAGCACTCGTCCAAAACATCGCGACGAACGCTGCTGTAAACCTGACAGCACTCCTTCTCGTATCCAGACCTAATCATCCTGTCGGCTATCTCCCTCAGTTCCGTCACAGCGTCAGGATGCACCAAATCGACACACACATCGTCCCCCAAACTTCCGCCCCTCTCGTGATAACAAACGTCCTGATCATTGTCGGCAAAGCTCTCGAAATCCTCGATCTCCCCATCGTTCGCTGCGAACGACAGCGAAACCCTCCGGATCGAGCCGTACAGTCGGTCGGCATCGAGCGGCACCGTGTTCCGAACCAAAACAAGCCGGAACTCGTCCTCGAGCCGCGACATCGCGAGCTGGAGCGCCGTCTCGGCGCGATCCGCGATCTCGCCGGCGGCGTCGGAGTTAATCGAAAGGTCTTCGGTGAGGCGGAGGATGTCGTCTACGGCGGAGAGGTACTCGGCGGCGTCGTCGGGGGAGTCCTCCCAGTGGCGGGAGGAGTCTTCCGGGGCGGCGTCCCAACGGAGAATGACCTTCTCGGCGGCAACAAAGAGGTCGTGCTTGGAGGCGGCGTCGCCGGATATGAGAGTGGATATATTAGAGAGGCGGTTGTCAAAGCTGGAGAAGATGAGGATCATATCGTCGGTGACGTCCTTGGAGGTGTTGAGGCTCTTGACGATCTGCTGGGCGGTGGCCATGACGCGGTCCTCGCCGTCAACGGTGGCGGCCATCTGAGTCTTCTCTtgtaagggttagggttttgaaACTGACGGAAGGAGATGAAGGGGAAAAGGGCTTTTGTGGTGGAGCGGGAAGATAGAGGGGTTCAGACTTCAGAGTTCAGACCTTTGGAGTTCCCATTTTCTTGTGGCTTTACTTCCAACTTTTTCTGCTTGTGCTTTTTCGGCTTCTGCTTCTGCTGCTGGTTCcgcttcttcttcctcttcttcttcttcttggtttGGTGGCGTGTTTGGGggagtgaaaaatgaaaatgggtTCAGCGAATGTCGAGTAACGTAATGTCGTAATTGGAGTATTTTGGCAGTTCAATTCTTCAATTCAATTATTCAAAGTGGGCAGCTATCCAGTACGGTTACCGTTCCGTCCGGTTCCCCAATAAGATTGAAGCAATCCTGCCCCTTTCTCACCTATTTTTTGTCCTTTTGGGATTAGATTTTCACCctcaatattttttttgaagTCAAATAATGGATTTAGTCCTTTTTTTTTGTGGGtagtttttttttactttttattattttgaaaaggattaaactttttaaaattagAGAGAAGAAGAATGAATTGATAATCGATTCACTAGTTGATATATTTAATTTGGTACAAATGGTGATGTTAGGTTTgtgttttatatataaatattttttcatatttttgaaaaaataaatacaaatattgtatattattttaacattaaaacatttgtataatattttatgattattttaaatgaaaataatatattaaattattcaaaaaaataagtcAAATTAATTTGGTGTGTTTTGGTTTAGCTGGGTTTTGACTGGGTTGATTGATTTTGCGAAGTCTTACTTAAAACTTAACTGGACAAGACTTGTTTTGGttttatagaaatattttttcataaattataatattttattatctaacttttttttttctttttcctaataGGGTGTATGCTAGCAAATTATATGACTTTCGGTGAAATATGTTGAGTTAGTGGTGGAACTTTTAATTATCGCAAAATAGATTTGTAATGATATCATCTAAGCATGTGTTTTGATTTTGATATTTGAGAGACCGTTTTTCGCAGtggtaattttattaattttataatcaTTTACTTTCCTTGATTCTTctaatattcattttttttttctaaaaatataaattcacttaAATAGGTAGGGTCAAAGGTTCAATCccataaattattttaaaagctttttgggttaaaaattattttaaattgcataatctTAAGTAAATTAAAAGAATTATTCTACTTATAGAGAGCATGCCCTAGTTGATCTAATTATAATTATTAAGTTATGAAAAGCAAATaataaatgctataatatcaaaatttttataattacttTTTAGGTCATTTGGCCATTTTATCTCATTAATTAGACAAAACTAATGCATAGCTTAAATAGACTCATTGAGTATTTCAAATATCTCCTAATTCTTGATAGTTTTAgcatttttaagtatttattaacTGCTCTAATTATGCTCAATCCCATCATTTAGGTTTATAAATTTATTAAGGTTACTAAATCCAATACAAAAACATtcatttttgaattaaatacaatAACTTTCATTAactttcaaataaaatttaatttgcAGATTAGATTTTATTCTCCTGGAGCATAGTGCATGCATACCttcaaacaaaataaataaaatatgtcTCAAGAGAATTAACAACATATATAAAGATGAATTTCTTTTAGGTTTCGTCCTACTGCCAACTTTCTTAGTCGTAGAGAAGCCACTCCATCTGAGTCAATTATGTCAACTCAGATCTGGCTAGCCGAGTCGACTTGACCCcttctcattttttaaaaaaattaaaaagaaaaaagagatgatagctttaaaaatatttctaaatttgattttaaaaatatttatatttgaatgaaatataatacaaattGTTAGATAGATAAATTTAATTTACATATCAAATTTTATTCTCTTAAATCAGAGTATAtacctttaaaaataaaaaattaaaacatcatctcaagattttaaaaaaagggggaaaagggGTAGGACAACTTGTGTTGGGTGGCTGTTTGGTGACTAGTAATATGCTGTCCACGAAAATATCCATAATAGAAACAAAATCTTATCCAATCATTTGAAGTCATTGAATTGTTCTCTCTctccaaaaaattatttattaatttggtGAGGTGACATGAACACCAACCTCTTGATTGGAAAGTCACTATTCTCATTATGTCATATTGCATGTGACATTTGTGTGATCTTCAATTCCCAACCCCACAATGTTTGACCATTTGCATTTTGCAATGCAACCCACAAATATCTAAGAAGCTTATAGACTATATAAGCCAAGTGGACCATTGTCCTCCAAATTTCCTAATAGCCCACTAAAGGGGTGGGAGACCCAATTTGGACCTTTCACCCTTGCCCCAAGTCATTGACCTCACCTCCCCCACCTTAATGGGATCATACCCTTTTCCAAAAAGAAACATTAATGGTGGTAATATATATAGTTAATGATTAATGTGTAAAGAAGAAGAGGCAAGGGGTTGTCTatcatttgaaaattaaaaaataggatgatatttttatagttatttagataactgaaaatgaaaatagaaattatTTCTATAATGAAACTAGTCTATTAATTCAAGATAAATGATGTCATTTGAAGGAGTAGTTTACTAGTGGCAATtggatatttatatttaaatattatatttaacttctttaaacaaAACATAAAAGTGTAATAACAAATTAGCAATTGTTTACGGTCATTTTAATCTTAAACCATTAGTGAAGAGATTTGTAATGTGATATTCTTGAGAAAATTTTGGATAAGGTAATGGTGTCATATCATTTTTACGACATGTTAATCATGCTTATCCATGTTGACATTTAAGTTCACTTTATTGTAACTCGCATGTTGCAATTCATATGTTCAATCGCCTTAAGAACTTACATGTGATTCGTGTTGCACAAAAGCGATGTAGCATCACTATgtatacacttttttttttttttttttttaaattttattgtgGGGCAATACTATGTCAGCATTTGAATTCGTACAAAAGATACAATTACAAGAAATATGTTTTGGTGGGTTTGTTAGGCGCAATGTTTGAATCTTGGAAGGGAAGAGAAGAAGTATAATATGACAAATAGATTATCTCTCATCGCATAGCTCGAATCAAGCTCAATATGAACCCTCAATtaaacaaaaatagagaaataatCTAGCATAAACATCACACTATTTTAATAGGCGcttggccaaaaaaaaaaagatgctaCCAAAATATGAACTCTCTACCACTCAAGTTCAACAGTCACTTTGAAAACTCAACTCAATTCAACTTAATTCTATTTATATAGTAAAACTCGAATTTGTAAGCTTAATCGAACACCATCAAgattttgttattttaatttctAGATTGtacaaataatattcaattttaatAATGTTTCTGAATAAATTTAATAACTTTGCAATCAAATAAATTGAAATTAAGTTGAAGTTCaagttttaatattatatatatttccaAAGGAAAGATGCAGACCGAGGAAGTCCACAAAGCTTGGATCATCACAGCCATTAAATGCGCTAAGAAAGCATTTCTTTAGAGAGAAAGACGCTTGTTTCAACTTTCAACTTCCCAAGTTTGAACATCGTGTGAGCCTTCCACA
This window contains:
- the LOC131160559 gene encoding exocyst complex component EXO70B1 yields the protein MAATVDGEDRVMATAQQIVKSLNTSKDVTDDMILIFSSFDNRLSNISTLISGDAASKHDLFVAAEKVILRWDAAPEDSSRHWEDSPDDAAEYLSAVDDILRLTEDLSINSDAAGEIADRAETALQLAMSRLEDEFRLVLVRNTVPLDADRLYGSIRRVSLSFAANDGEIEDFESFADNDQDVCYHERGGSLGDDVCVDLVHPDAVTELREIADRMIRSGYEKECCQVYSSVRRDVLDECLSILGVEKLSIEEIQKIEWRTLDEKMKKWIQAVKVAVRVLLSGEKRLCDQVFNGSELIKEVCFTETSKGCVMQLLNFGEAVAMGRRSSEKLFRILDMYDALADVLPELQALFIDESGEVCGEARGVLSRLGEAARGTFVEFENAVRGETSRKPIQGGEIHPLTRYVMNYIKLLVDYSDTLNSLLENSEEEEDHLQNGDNVQLGSMTPIGCRLQSLISCLESNLEEKSKLYEDIAMQYVFLMNNILYIVQKVKDSELGKLLGDPWVRKRRGQIRQYATSYLRASWVKVLSCLKDEGIGGSSSNASKVALKERFKNFNASFEDIYRIQTGWKVPDPQLREELRISISEKVIPAYRSFMGRFGNQLESGRHAGKYIKYSPEDLENYLLDLFEGTPNVLHHLRRRSS